The following are encoded in a window of Telmatobacter sp. DSM 110680 genomic DNA:
- a CDS encoding glycoside hydrolase family 2 TIM barrel-domain containing protein has product MIRRDFIKTAGAVLASTALPVYHALSEEQIASGRMILPINRNWRYQPSKVAGAEAPTFDDSKFERVVIPHTNVALPWHNFDDKDYEFVSTYRRRFKLPPSAAGKRVFVDFEGAMTASTVWINGTLLGEYKGGFTPFSFELTKHLHPQNENVLTVQLDSTERSDIPPFGYEIDYMTFGGIYREVSLRVVPQVYIDNIFAQPKDVMSGNPSLDVNCFLAGDLAAAGSISLEAELRDGDKVIAKATHPVERPSSPIDPSNPATPLDPYTDAPAYTTVETLKDPARFTISLPHLADIQLWNLEQPHLYTVHVRLTQTGKVIDQDTRRVGFREATFTDHGFSLNGKVIKLRGLDRHQTFPFVGQAMPARVQRKDADILRKNLHCNIVRTSHYPQSRHFLDRCDEIGLLVLEEIPGWQHIGDEKWKQVAIDNVGRMIRRDWNHPSIILWGVRINESLDDHDFYTRTNAFAHALDDSRQTGGIRYFQESEFLEDVFTMNDFGFPLKPPCHPRYLNTEFVGHTFPTKTTDDDERQREHTLRHARIHNQLASNPQYAGGIGWCAFDYNTHSNFGAGDRICYHGVTDIFREPKPAAGFYKSQCDPSEEVVLEPAFHWARGDESVGFTKAVFCSNCDHLQLFARANSDPANPWTLVAEVDPDRSEFEHLKYPPFVLDVSKIDLKKLGAFWGDIRIDGFIGGKQVISKSLSGKGVDTKFALLPDDHELHADGADTTRVVLRVTDEFGAIRTYANDPITFTLEGPGKLIGDNPFALVGGTGAVWLRAGEQQGILRLTAKHPRLGVQKIEINLLAAVHEQV; this is encoded by the coding sequence TTGATCAGACGTGACTTTATCAAGACTGCGGGCGCAGTCCTGGCATCCACTGCATTGCCCGTTTATCACGCGCTTTCCGAAGAACAAATTGCCTCGGGAAGGATGATTCTCCCCATCAACAGGAACTGGCGCTACCAGCCCTCAAAAGTCGCCGGCGCCGAAGCCCCTACTTTCGACGATTCGAAATTTGAACGCGTCGTCATCCCGCATACAAACGTTGCATTGCCCTGGCACAACTTCGACGACAAGGACTACGAATTCGTATCCACTTATCGCCGTCGCTTCAAGTTGCCCCCATCCGCTGCGGGTAAGCGTGTCTTCGTTGACTTCGAAGGAGCCATGACTGCGTCCACCGTATGGATCAATGGCACTCTGCTTGGCGAGTACAAAGGCGGCTTTACGCCCTTCTCCTTCGAACTGACTAAGCACCTGCATCCTCAAAATGAAAACGTTTTAACTGTGCAACTCGATTCGACGGAGCGCAGCGACATCCCGCCCTTCGGCTACGAAATTGACTACATGACATTTGGCGGAATTTATCGCGAGGTTTCACTTCGAGTCGTTCCGCAGGTCTACATCGACAACATCTTTGCCCAACCTAAAGATGTCATGAGCGGCAATCCCTCGCTCGATGTCAATTGCTTTCTCGCTGGCGATCTCGCGGCAGCCGGCTCTATCTCACTCGAGGCAGAGCTGCGCGATGGCGACAAGGTCATTGCGAAAGCGACTCACCCGGTCGAGCGCCCATCTTCGCCAATCGACCCATCGAATCCCGCCACCCCCCTCGATCCCTACACCGACGCCCCCGCCTACACCACAGTCGAAACGCTCAAGGATCCCGCGCGCTTCACCATCTCTCTCCCGCATCTCGCCGATATACAACTCTGGAATCTCGAGCAGCCGCACCTCTACACGGTCCACGTGCGTCTCACCCAGACCGGTAAAGTCATCGACCAGGACACGCGCCGTGTGGGTTTTCGCGAAGCTACGTTCACTGATCACGGCTTCTCGCTCAACGGCAAAGTTATAAAGCTGCGCGGCCTCGATCGCCATCAGACTTTTCCCTTCGTCGGTCAGGCCATGCCGGCCCGCGTGCAGCGCAAGGATGCGGACATTCTACGGAAAAACCTCCATTGCAACATCGTCCGCACCTCGCATTACCCTCAGTCCCGCCACTTCCTCGATCGTTGCGACGAGATCGGTCTTCTCGTTCTAGAAGAGATTCCGGGCTGGCAGCATATCGGCGACGAAAAATGGAAGCAGGTTGCCATCGACAACGTCGGCCGCATGATCCGCCGCGACTGGAATCATCCTTCCATCATTCTCTGGGGAGTCAGGATCAACGAGTCCCTTGACGATCACGACTTTTACACGCGCACCAATGCTTTTGCACACGCCCTCGACGATTCGCGCCAGACCGGAGGTATCCGCTACTTCCAGGAGTCTGAATTCCTCGAAGATGTTTTCACAATGAACGACTTCGGTTTTCCGCTGAAGCCACCCTGTCATCCTCGTTATCTCAACACCGAGTTCGTCGGCCACACCTTTCCTACCAAGACCACGGACGACGATGAGCGCCAGCGCGAGCACACTCTGCGTCACGCGCGCATTCACAACCAGCTTGCTTCGAATCCGCAATACGCCGGCGGCATCGGCTGGTGCGCCTTCGACTACAACACCCACTCCAACTTTGGCGCTGGCGACCGCATCTGCTATCACGGCGTCACCGATATCTTCCGCGAACCCAAACCTGCAGCGGGCTTTTACAAGTCGCAGTGCGATCCTTCTGAAGAAGTCGTGCTCGAGCCCGCATTTCACTGGGCGCGCGGAGATGAGTCAGTCGGATTCACCAAGGCTGTCTTCTGCTCCAACTGCGATCATCTTCAGCTCTTTGCACGCGCCAACTCCGATCCTGCAAACCCGTGGACCCTCGTCGCCGAGGTCGATCCGGACCGTTCTGAATTCGAACATCTCAAGTACCCGCCTTTCGTCCTGGACGTGAGCAAGATCGACCTCAAGAAACTGGGCGCGTTTTGGGGTGACATACGTATCGATGGTTTCATCGGCGGCAAGCAAGTCATCTCCAAGTCGCTGTCCGGCAAGGGAGTCGACACAAAGTTTGCGCTGCTGCCCGATGATCACGAACTGCACGCTGACGGAGCCGACACCACCCGCGTCGTCTTGCGCGTTACCGACGAGTTCGGCGCCATCCGCACCTACGCCAACGACCCAATCACTTTTACGCTGGAAGGCCCCGGAAAGTTGATCGGCGATAACCCGTTCGCACTCGTCGGCGGCACAGGCGCAGTCTGGCTTCGCGCAGGCGAACAGCAGGGCATTCTTCGACTAACCGCGAAACATCCGCGCCTCGGCGTGCAGAAAATCGAAATCAACCTGCTTGCCGCGGTTCACGAGCAGGTTTAG
- a CDS encoding tetratricopeptide repeat protein codes for MSNRSRYQSVLLGTLLTCAILLSAQDSEKQKLDREYQSAVSDYDGGRYAAAAEQLERLLPYAPKSFEIHELLGLVYASLSQDAKAEAHLKTAVQLKPDSAVARTNLGTSLLHEGKTALAGEQFLKALQLDPKSFETNRDLGQYYIQIGKIGDAQPLLEQAEHLKPDSYDNGYDLAMADLLLGRLPEARQAVQHTMTIHDTGELHNLLGQIEEKDGKFLAAANDFEAAAHLDPTEDNLFDWGSEMLLHRTYEPAIAIFQQASNRFPKSPRLRIGLGLALYSRGKYDEAVQALLTAADLDPSDSRSYVFLSKAYDSSPKQADDVIQHFRRYAELRPKDARAQYYYAMSLWKGKRAGDTNVDLQTVEGLLQKSIALDNNLAEAHVQLGDLYAGQHQYDKSIPEYIRALELNPNLSDAHYRLGTDYVHVGQKDQAQKEFAVYQKLRADHLSEIDKERAEVQQFVYSEKSDSPPKP; via the coding sequence GTGAGCAACAGGTCTCGATACCAGTCGGTGCTGCTCGGGACTCTGTTGACGTGTGCCATCCTGCTTTCCGCCCAGGACTCGGAGAAGCAGAAACTCGATCGCGAATATCAATCCGCTGTATCCGACTATGATGGCGGACGGTATGCGGCGGCAGCGGAACAGTTGGAGCGGTTGCTTCCCTACGCGCCAAAAAGCTTTGAGATCCACGAGCTTCTCGGACTTGTATACGCATCCCTCTCGCAGGACGCCAAGGCAGAGGCACACCTCAAGACCGCGGTCCAGTTGAAACCTGATTCCGCCGTCGCCCGAACGAACCTCGGCACCAGCCTTCTTCACGAGGGCAAAACCGCCCTGGCAGGAGAGCAGTTTCTTAAAGCGCTGCAATTGGATCCTAAAAGTTTCGAGACCAACAGAGATCTGGGTCAGTACTACATTCAGATCGGCAAAATTGGGGATGCGCAGCCACTTCTCGAACAGGCAGAGCACCTCAAGCCAGATTCCTACGACAATGGCTACGATTTAGCGATGGCCGACCTTCTGCTCGGACGGCTTCCCGAAGCGAGACAGGCAGTGCAGCACACCATGACAATCCATGACACTGGCGAGCTGCACAACTTGCTAGGCCAGATCGAAGAGAAAGACGGCAAGTTTCTTGCGGCCGCCAACGACTTTGAAGCAGCAGCACACCTCGACCCCACTGAGGACAACCTGTTCGACTGGGGAAGCGAGATGCTTCTTCACCGGACCTACGAGCCGGCAATCGCTATCTTCCAGCAAGCGTCAAATCGATTCCCGAAATCGCCTCGACTTCGCATCGGATTAGGCCTGGCTCTTTATTCGCGGGGGAAGTATGACGAGGCTGTGCAGGCTCTTCTCACCGCCGCAGATCTCGACCCTAGCGATTCTCGCAGCTATGTTTTTTTATCCAAGGCCTACGACAGTTCCCCGAAACAGGCAGACGACGTGATACAGCACTTTCGCCGTTATGCTGAGCTCCGCCCCAAAGACGCCCGCGCACAATACTATTACGCGATGAGTCTGTGGAAGGGGAAACGCGCCGGAGATACCAACGTCGATCTGCAGACGGTAGAGGGCTTGCTGCAAAAGTCAATCGCCCTCGACAACAATCTTGCTGAGGCCCACGTGCAACTCGGAGATCTCTATGCCGGTCAGCATCAATACGACAAATCGATTCCCGAGTATATCCGTGCCCTGGAACTGAATCCAAATCTCTCAGACGCACACTACCGCCTCGGTACTGACTACGTGCACGTGGGTCAAAAAGATCAGGCCCAAAAGGAATTTGCGGTCTATCAGAAACTTCGTGCGGATCACCTCAGCGAAATCGACAAAGAAAGGGCGGAGGTTCAGCAGTTTGTCTATTCAGAGAAATCAGATTCCCCACCCAAGCCGTGA
- a CDS encoding TonB-dependent receptor yields the protein MGHKRMIPNWQRVSIQIALTCFCLLLLQGRSAFGQVDEGAITGTVLDSTGAAVPNANVTLINTDQGITIETKSNATGGYTFSPVKQGNYTITVTAQGFSKTTQKNVHVDVAQTLQVNVSLKLGAATETVEVNTAPPLLQTEEASVGQVIGAQEVNALPLNGRNFTFLAQLGAGMQTPQADTRGNAASGAFSANGLRPAQNNYLLDGIDNNSNAVDFLNGTNFIILPPVDAIQEFKVQTADFSAELGRSAGAVLNATIKSGTNSLHGAAWEFFRNDKLDAVDWFEKNTTSPFKGALRLNQFGASVGGPIIKNKMFFFGDYEGKRRVQGNTSGSATVPTATERSTNYTDLTAILAANSGTETDNLGRTVPKGTVMDPATTRRVTQGQLDPVSGLAATATGYVRDPFGSCPASTVTFTAAACGLNNLPAGRIDPNAVALLNLYPNPTNSSPNNNFASSPKLYEHENTFDTRFDFNPTEKEQIFFRFSYSDDPQYIPGPFGGIADGGSFQQGIQTAKSDQAVAAWTHVFSPSTVNQVRGGFNHLHTTRFGPVGSEMGIPAKYGIQGIPQVSENGGLPAFGFGGLATLGSNNFLPSDEVSQTLQVTDDFTKVYGKHNFKTGIEYQHVKFSTLQPAWSRGQFDYNGSFTDVVGKNGTNGIAQFLLQPEAATVPNGIDYSGGSDQVYASNINKTYDEKMYFASYFQDDWKVNSKLTLNLGLRWDFFGPINEQNGGQANFVPSGAPDNKPEYLIPASGKDNRALSTSFTDLLAKDGISLVSTNKYGQGLVQTQKTNFAPRVGFAYEVTPKLVTRGGFGMFYNSFENQGYGPNIGENYPFVYNFDFVPQGTDSAVNPVSINTPFAGCPTGGPGGTATFESGFSCIPLTPTAVQANGLGLQGLQFDYQTPRTYSANLTFQYSLTRTLSAQASYVFTDGQNLQTGVGTNNVSQLWPLNHSLSDPYPNNEIPFPDFGRGSSYHTTVGQSRYNGLQAKVEEQYANGLTFLLAYTYSKTLSDAGDLLNGGSQGGYRAPDVPGLGPKFDYALADFDIRQVLHFSGGYELPFGKNRRYMNTGGVANVVLGGWAVNWIVVLQGGQPLNIGCPTGVTAGTGCNAVKVAGQSQKLGIKTRIDTNGTNLPYWFGNPAAFQQACPLGASPSLAPGCLPLTGAAILGDKPGQTVTPGFHNFDFSTFKKFQFSERFSGEFRAEFFNILNHPNFNAPGFGGNGVVSIGGSTDFTNTDNFGAIGSTRNAPNDPRQIQFAMKLYY from the coding sequence ATGGGCCATAAGCGCATGATCCCCAACTGGCAGAGAGTGTCAATTCAAATAGCTCTCACGTGCTTTTGCCTCCTTCTTCTCCAAGGCCGATCGGCATTCGGCCAGGTAGACGAAGGAGCAATCACAGGAACCGTCCTGGACTCCACCGGTGCGGCGGTACCTAACGCAAACGTGACCCTGATCAATACCGATCAAGGCATCACGATTGAAACCAAATCAAACGCCACGGGAGGGTACACCTTCTCGCCTGTCAAACAGGGAAACTACACCATCACGGTCACGGCGCAAGGTTTCTCGAAGACGACCCAGAAGAACGTGCACGTCGATGTGGCTCAGACGCTGCAGGTCAATGTCTCGCTCAAGCTGGGTGCGGCCACGGAAACCGTTGAAGTCAACACGGCCCCTCCGCTGCTGCAGACTGAAGAGGCTTCTGTCGGCCAGGTGATTGGCGCGCAGGAAGTGAATGCACTGCCCCTCAACGGGCGCAACTTTACCTTCCTTGCCCAGTTGGGCGCCGGAATGCAGACGCCGCAAGCCGATACGCGTGGTAATGCGGCATCTGGAGCTTTCTCGGCCAACGGCCTTCGCCCGGCACAAAACAACTATCTGCTTGACGGTATCGACAACAACTCAAATGCCGTCGACTTCCTCAATGGAACCAACTTCATCATTCTTCCCCCAGTGGATGCGATTCAGGAATTCAAAGTTCAGACTGCGGACTTCAGTGCGGAACTCGGCCGGTCTGCCGGAGCGGTGCTGAACGCCACGATCAAGTCGGGCACGAATAGTCTGCATGGTGCGGCATGGGAATTCTTCCGCAACGACAAGCTCGATGCGGTCGACTGGTTCGAAAAGAACACCACCAGTCCCTTCAAGGGAGCATTGCGCCTCAATCAATTCGGTGCCTCCGTCGGCGGCCCGATCATCAAGAACAAGATGTTCTTCTTCGGTGACTATGAAGGAAAGCGTCGCGTTCAAGGCAACACCTCCGGTAGTGCGACAGTCCCCACCGCAACGGAGCGCTCCACCAACTACACCGATCTGACCGCGATCCTCGCTGCGAACAGCGGTACAGAGACTGACAACCTTGGTCGGACCGTACCCAAGGGCACAGTGATGGATCCTGCTACGACGAGGCGTGTGACCCAAGGCCAACTTGACCCGGTTTCTGGTCTCGCAGCGACAGCTACCGGATATGTGCGCGATCCCTTCGGAAGTTGCCCGGCGTCGACCGTCACATTCACTGCAGCCGCCTGCGGTTTGAATAATCTTCCTGCGGGCCGCATCGATCCAAATGCCGTCGCGCTTTTGAACCTATATCCAAATCCGACCAACTCGAGCCCGAATAACAACTTTGCATCGAGCCCGAAGCTCTACGAGCACGAGAACACCTTCGACACCCGGTTCGATTTCAACCCCACCGAAAAAGAACAGATTTTCTTCCGCTTCAGTTACTCCGATGATCCGCAATACATTCCGGGTCCTTTCGGGGGCATAGCCGACGGCGGCAGTTTCCAGCAAGGCATCCAGACTGCAAAATCCGATCAGGCCGTTGCAGCTTGGACCCACGTGTTCAGTCCAAGCACTGTCAACCAGGTGCGCGGAGGTTTTAACCACCTTCACACCACGCGGTTCGGACCAGTGGGCTCGGAGATGGGAATTCCGGCGAAATACGGCATTCAGGGCATTCCACAAGTATCCGAGAATGGTGGCCTCCCGGCCTTCGGTTTTGGCGGTCTGGCAACACTGGGAAGCAATAACTTCCTGCCTTCGGACGAAGTCAGCCAGACGCTCCAGGTCACGGATGATTTCACAAAGGTTTACGGGAAGCACAACTTCAAGACGGGCATCGAATATCAGCATGTGAAGTTCTCCACGCTTCAGCCGGCGTGGTCGCGCGGTCAATTCGACTACAACGGCTCCTTTACCGATGTTGTGGGCAAGAATGGTACAAACGGTATCGCGCAGTTCTTGCTTCAACCGGAAGCCGCGACGGTTCCAAATGGGATTGACTATTCGGGCGGCTCTGACCAGGTATATGCATCGAATATCAACAAGACCTACGATGAGAAGATGTACTTCGCCTCGTACTTCCAGGACGACTGGAAGGTCAATTCAAAGCTGACTCTCAACCTTGGTCTGCGTTGGGACTTCTTCGGCCCGATCAACGAACAGAATGGCGGACAGGCCAACTTCGTCCCGAGCGGCGCCCCCGACAACAAGCCGGAGTATCTAATCCCAGCATCAGGCAAGGACAATCGGGCCCTGTCCACGAGCTTTACCGACCTGTTGGCCAAGGATGGTATCTCACTTGTAAGCACCAACAAATACGGTCAGGGGCTAGTACAGACGCAGAAGACTAATTTTGCGCCACGTGTCGGATTCGCATACGAGGTCACACCGAAGTTGGTGACACGTGGCGGGTTCGGTATGTTCTACAACTCCTTTGAGAACCAAGGGTATGGACCGAATATCGGCGAGAACTATCCTTTCGTTTACAACTTCGATTTCGTTCCTCAAGGTACAGACAGTGCTGTCAACCCGGTAAGCATCAATACACCTTTCGCGGGGTGCCCGACGGGCGGCCCGGGAGGGACTGCGACATTTGAGTCCGGTTTCAGCTGCATTCCTCTCACTCCCACAGCTGTACAAGCCAACGGTTTGGGCTTACAAGGTCTGCAGTTCGATTACCAGACACCACGCACCTATAGCGCGAACCTCACCTTCCAATACTCGTTGACGCGCACTTTGTCAGCTCAGGCCTCCTACGTGTTTACCGATGGCCAGAACCTGCAAACAGGCGTCGGCACCAACAATGTCAGCCAACTCTGGCCGCTGAACCATTCCCTGTCGGATCCATACCCTAACAACGAAATCCCCTTCCCGGATTTCGGGCGCGGCTCCAGCTATCACACAACGGTAGGCCAAAGCCGATACAACGGTTTGCAGGCCAAGGTCGAAGAGCAGTACGCGAATGGGCTCACCTTCCTTCTCGCGTATACCTACTCCAAGACGCTTTCGGATGCGGGTGACCTCTTGAATGGCGGCAGTCAGGGTGGATATCGAGCTCCTGACGTACCGGGCCTTGGACCAAAGTTCGACTACGCTTTGGCCGACTTCGATATCCGGCAAGTGCTGCACTTCAGCGGCGGGTACGAGCTCCCGTTCGGTAAAAACAGGCGATACATGAACACGGGAGGAGTCGCCAACGTAGTTCTAGGAGGGTGGGCTGTTAACTGGATTGTGGTGCTTCAAGGCGGCCAGCCACTTAACATCGGTTGCCCAACCGGTGTGACCGCCGGAACCGGCTGCAACGCCGTGAAGGTTGCTGGCCAGAGCCAGAAACTTGGCATCAAGACCAGGATCGACACAAACGGGACGAACCTTCCGTATTGGTTCGGTAATCCGGCAGCTTTCCAGCAGGCATGCCCGTTGGGAGCTAGCCCAAGCCTTGCGCCTGGATGCCTACCGTTGACCGGGGCTGCAATTTTGGGCGATAAGCCCGGCCAGACAGTTACGCCGGGATTCCACAATTTCGACTTCTCAACGTTCAAGAAATTCCAGTTTAGCGAACGCTTCTCGGGAGAGTTCCGAGCAGAGTTCTTCAATATCCTTAACCACCCGAACTTTAACGCGCCTGGATTCGGCGGCAACGGCGTGGTGTCGATCGGCGGCTCGACCGACTTCACTAACACCGATAACTTCGGTGCCATCGGATCGACGCGCAATGCACCCAACGATCCGAGACAGATCCAGTTTGCGATGAAGTTGTACTACTAG